The sequence ATCGCAATGTCTGGGTGCTACTTTTAGACTGATTACTTCATGTCACACCAACATTCAAATACTTTAgaaagtctctggtttcatgtaAAATATACATTAAAATTCTGCATATATTAAATAATTAATACTAAAAAGACACTTAATTCAGGAAATGATAAAATTCCATAATCCTCTACAGTCCATAACCTCCTTCATATTGCTAAAGCTTGGATGCCATCTTCATGTTTCATCCACAGGTGTCCATTCACACCTGACTCTTCACGTCTCCTCCGTAGTCATCATCATAATCCTGGAAATGAAATCAGAAATAATTAACTAGAAGATATGCCAGGAATTCTTAATATATTTGCAAAATGGTAAAGTACTGACATTACTTTATTACACAGGTATTAAAGACCCTCTCTGATCATTACTTGTTAGACTGATacctcaaagtgtcactgttgttataactttcaaaatcagtagatgtcatataaagcaaatTAGCAATTCACAGTAATTTTTttgtagttatcatggaaaacacagcacttcctatgTTCTGAAAGAGActaaaacacaggaagtcccgtgtttcccaagccacagagaaggcagtcatgtgattgatggacacaaagttcagacagtacagagagtcactgcttaatgtgtttagtctctttttttttttcaaccagcacaagactaataatctgcctttaggagactggacctggatttctgagaggaatagctttgttttacagcatgataactaaaaactaACTGATCAGCTGTTATCTGTGGGAAAAGCTGCCAGTACATATTTAATTTCTCAACAGCTCTGCCCCTGGCACTGCCCTTCCTTTATCCGCTCATCTTGGaagtatacaggggggtgggtGAGTGTTGCAAGCTGAAATGCGAGGTTCATAGCATGGCTATAGAGAAAAGCATCTACAACATCACACGCAGCTTCATCTCCTTCTAGGTACAGATACTATCTTTTGAGAGGAAAGTATAATCCAAACTTGCAGAATCTCTTAGTTATGTAACGCCCCTCTAATACAAGCCCTATTAGACTTTTAGCTTACATCTAAACAATGCAGGCACATCCGCATCAGACAGCCGGGTTTCTTCTCTGTAGATGCACTGCGATGAAGAGGGGTCGTGTCATTTTCATCATACACACAACTAAGGGAAAAGCAAACCAATGTATATTTACAGCAGCAGACATGCAGAAAACAAGAAGTTATACTGCATATATGTAGGctataagtagggatgagcgaatttacagtaagtgaattgcttcgttcctactgccATTCTGCTTTTTTGGCTGCAGGGCTTTGAACtctgctccgctccatgccgctcctccccaggggCTAGAAAAAagatggattcagtcctgggaaactgggagaagtttcctagggtAGGATCCATACTCTTGTCTAAACTTTTGGAAATGGGTTATCCCAAGTTCCCCATCCATAGGTTCAGCCAGCTGATGGGTGGGCATCTGACTGCTTGAAATTATTTTGGCACAGAGTACAGCATTTGGCTATGTTCTTAGAGAATTAAGCCTACCATTAAATCTCCCCAACCCCAGACTACCAGATATTAGATTTTAACCTCTCCATAAAAGATGTGAGGCATTGCATATAGAAAGTTGGTAGAGTATGATGTGGAGTTCATGTTGCTATCTCTGCCACCGGCACCAACAGGTAAGGAAACACCCAATAAAAAATCCCACTTATGGCAGCACAGGATATGGTTCGTTGGTAGATAAAAAACTACAAATAAGCCGCACTCACTCTTGGGATTCTTCAATAGGAGACTTTTTAAGTTTTTGGCTTCTGGTCCGGTCTCTCTTGATGGCTTTTTTCATCCTTATCAACAGTATTATGAAGACCAAGGCAGAAGGGATGAACACCAGAGAAGACAGCAAAATGACCGTGTTGAATTTAAAGGTGACACCTGAAGAGAATGGTAGAAAAGAGATGAGACCGATCCAACATAATATATTTACAATAATTATATAGAAAGAGCAAATATTCATTATCTGGTAGGACATGACAGGTGCCATCATTAGGAGTGTGGCTGGGGTTATTGCTATTGACTATGGATAGTTATGTTATTTACTGAGTTTCTTtttgaccccccaaaaaaaaaaaaaagaatctgattggttgctaggggcaactgagccagtttcactttacgccatgtttgataaatctcccccatggagtcCTTCTGACGTATACCTCTGATGGGAGACACTTTCACTAGTATAAAGAAAATCTCTAAAACAGCTTAAAAATCAAGGATCTGCTGATATAAAGGACATTTCCctttatgggtgggttcacactgagaaatctgCGTGGAGAAGTTCCTGCAGAGTGCGTCGCTCATCCCCGATCATAGCGCACATCTTCACCTGTGCCATAGCTTTATTCTATGCAAAGGTGGAATCCACCCAACCATAAaatagagtctatgggacaggcgtgCGCACCGATGTAACGGGGAAGAGCGATGGAatttgtgaacccacccttaaaaaaaaatacttgtctAAAGGAAACAGACAACTCAAGGGTCTCACAGAGAATTATTACTAATCcctgactaagggtggtattacacaggccgagcagggcccgataatacctgtaatcgagcagcgatctgctagatcgttgctcgtttactgggcctattacacggcccgataatcgttcggtaacgatgtccttgcagctcttgtcaatgtccttgcagccctttctaaactgccatacattacccatccacgttccagggctgctcctgccgtccgcttcaccccgggtcccgtgcgcgctctagcttcacagcggcctgtcaactggtaggccgctcagccaatcacaggccgggaccgccgcggcctgtgattggctgagcgtcctaccagttgacaggcctctgtgaagctagagcgcgcacgggaccccgggagaagcagacggcaggagcagccctggaacgtggattggtaatgtatatcgttagtcgccgtccacgcaccgctattacacgcagcggtgcgcggtcggcgcccgacgaaaatagggtctaacctatatcaacgatcagccgatgattgttgtcatcggctgatcgttgcatttattacacggagcgataatcggccgaattggcccgattcggccgattatcgctccgtgtaataaatgcaacggatcatcgttccgtgtaatagtaccctaaccagGCAGCAAAAAGGCCAAGGCCATGCCTGCATCAATTCAAATTCTCACTCCTGttccaatggtgcgtttacacagagatttatctgacagagttttgaaaccaaagccaggaacagattataaatagagaacaggtcataaaagacagATGTCTCCTTTTTTTCAtatccaatcctggctttggcttcaaaaatctgtcagataaacataCCATAAGAAGGTTTGTACTCATGTACTCTATACCTTGTACTCTAAAACTCAGCCAACATTATAATACGAACTTCAGCAGCACACTTTTCTCTTACTTTGCAAAGTTACTGTTAGTTTTGTTTGGGGCACTTTCCCGTGGACATCTGGTGGATTTCTGACCACACAAGTGAATGTGCCATTGTCTGTAAGCTTCAGATCCTCCAACAAAATGGAAGCATCTCCGTGTCCAATGTTCCCTTCCCACTTTACACGATCCTTGAAAGGTCCTCCTAATGTGGGATATGGTTTTGATTGATAATGCATGATCtgagaaagaaaaagaacagaTCCTAGAAGATTTGTGGGTGTTTGGCGAGCTTACCATAAGAactcatatttaaagggaaactatcagcaggttaggcaaaTCTAACTTGCCAAcagctccctattgcgcacaaGGGCTGAAGATGAGGGCAAGTCTCTAACCTTCAAACTCGGTGCCACATTGCATGTAGTTTTATTGTAGTCCTCTGtccattaaagcaactctgtacccagaatctttcccccccaaaccacttgtacctgcggatagctgcttttaatcaaagatctgtcctgtggtccgttcggcaggtgatccagttattgtcctaaaaaatacttttaaacttgaagccctgtgccaaacaggagtatctgtgccctaactttgcacaacctctctgtccctcctccccatcctcttcatcattaggaatgctccaggcagattgcctcctattccccacctgtggcagcccagcacatgggctggatcgttaaggacctgtgcaatgttcagcatggagaaaatgttccagtggcattcctaatgatggagaggtggtgcaaagttagggcacagatacttttaaacttgcagcctgtgccaaacgggagtatttctttaggacaatatctgcatcacctgctgaacggaccgcgagacagatcttggattaaaagcagctatccgaaggttcaaGTGCTTTTGGGGggtgacagattgtgggtacagagtcgccttaaGGCCGTTTGCAGcactaacccccccacccccgagcACCAATCCAGCACATTACACTGATAgccattagaaggggcaggccaggTGAGGAAAGATTGGAGCATTGCCCCGCTCCCAGAGCGCCAAAAGGCCCCACTGGACACAGCAgtacattaaaactgcatggtacagcgccgaggatgaaggtaagagacataccttcatcctcagcaccctatgTACAAAAgggagctatcagtaggttaaaTTTTCTACcttgcttatagttcccctttattcTTAATAATTCTTTAACCTGCACAAAATGAcaaatacagttaaaggggttctccaacctCTCCTTTTTAAGCTCTTTCCAGCACAATACTTCTGCAGGGTGGGACATTCATTTTTGATTGACAGTTCAGGCCAGCAACTCTAATGGTGTCATCACTGCTGGCCAGCATGTgcttataaaataggaaaacccCTTAAGGCCATATTAGTTAAAATAATGGTCGTTCCTTTAGAACGgtggccataaataatgatcatgaacattattaatGGACGTCATCAcgaaacagactttttttttacacctaaaAACGATGCTGTGTGAACAAGCAAATGGAGCTCCCTGGACACAAAGACTTCACGTCCAGCATATTTTAGACTACAAGCTTGAAACTAAGAATTCATGTTATGGCCCCTTTCTTCTTGGGATCAGTGGGAGTCTCAGAGGTCAGACTCCACTGATGGCATAGTGATACTTTATaaaataggaataccccttaaatataCCTACATTAGCCATTAGTGAGCCAACAGCTAAAACAACATGTACTCTCTTAACACTCTACCATGTAAGTGAATACACCTCAAGGCATCTAACAATTAACATAATTTCATTTGATCAGGATAATTGCTCAGTGAAAATGTACAAAATAATAATTGACTCAGCTAACAATGTTATATGTAAATGTCTACCGTGCAAGTAGATTGTCTCCATGATGCTGGCGTATGTGTGATCATTGTATTGTTAAGGTCATGAAGGGCGTTAGTTATACCTAGAAAGTTCTGACAGAGGAGAGGATCTGCTGTTTTGTCTTCTCTAACCCAATGCCCTATTGTCTCGTCTCACGCCTCTAATGTAATGGTGGGATTAGGGGTAATCATTTAGGAGAGAATGGCCAATAATGGGAAGTGGGTAAGGGGATTAAGTAATCAGTTTGGGATCTGGCATTGTTTGGTGATCACTATACAAACACTGCTCAACTAGATGGAACCTCTTGGTATAACAAGCATTATCTATGTATACGTACAGAGCTTAACAAGTTTGATTGAGAACAATGCCTCTCCAGCATACAATGCTTAATACGAGTCTTAATGCAACATTTGCCAAAGAATGATTATCTTATCCACACAGCGACAGCAAAGGACACTTTAAACTTTGGTTGGACGTAGCCATCACTCACAGCGGGTTCAattaaccataaaaaaaaaaaaaaaaatccataggaGGACACAGAAACACACAGCTGTGCCAAATGTTCCTGCGCATTGGAAGGACGGGTGGGAGAACCAACTGATTGCTGAACtatcggccatcagttattgaagatgtatggggaccttaaagtgtacctgtcatttgtaaaaactgttgacatgtcaaaagttttgatcagtccaggtctgagtgtttatATATGATAGgtaccatactgggtccaatgcAGCAGCCTTCTGTTTTTACCACTGGAACCAATAGCTTTAAACTACTGACAGATCAGCATTAAAATAATCAAAACCGCTAACAGGTCGGTACAGAGATTGAGAAGGGTAGTCAACATAGTCGCCGAGAAAACTGAAGCTCACCGCTGCCTCAGGAGTCCAGGAGGCAGGTTCTACTGAGGAGGTGCCCAGAGTTCTCTGTACTTCTCAGCCCCTACTTCCTGCTCGGACTGACTGGACACCAGAGCTATTGGTCACAGCTGGGCTGGGAATGCTGTACAAACAATACGCTTTGGACTCCTAAGTGGTAGATCCCACCTCCCAGGCACTTTAAACATCATTAAGTATGGTTTGACTCCTTCTGCAACCACTATATAGGACTGTCTGCCGTTTCCAAGTTCACAATTGCTGACTGGTCTGCTTTAGGTAAAACTGACATTGTCATAAAGTTCTTTAGATCAATGATTTAGGAATTATTACACTGTTTGTTGTGCTTAGTCTCTTACTACTCACAGTGACAGTGGCACCTCCTGCAAGAGGACGGTAGCTCCAGTCCACAGTTACCAATTCAGAAGTTGCATCACTTGAGGAGAAACCACACCATAGTTTAGCTGATTCTCCAACAACACCATATACTTCAGAGTCCATTCGGATGTCTATACAGTCCACACTGatgaaaccttaaaaaaaaaaaaaaaaagaaattatgaTTTTAATATGAGGGCCATTACATACATCACAGTTCACATAGTCTGCTGTGCTATTCCATCCAATAAAAATCATATGGAAGCCTGACACACCTACTATAAAAGAGTCAATGGGATCAAGATGGATCATAGTAAATCTATCCCTGCTACTCAAGACAGAAGCCATGACGCTGATGGGCACAGACTAGTCACCGATAGGCCACACTTAAAAAATACATGAATCGGTATGTCCTATAGCAACCAATATAGTATCAGctcagtcataaatgaagaaagcTGCAATGGGATCAATTTccaaccaaaaaatttttttttatcctgcgatataaaatattatatatataacagcACTTCCAGTAACACAATTCATATGACAGCAGAGGACACATACAAAAATGGCGCATGCGTCATCAGGGGGCTATTGAAACTCGCTTAAAGtgtgttgtctaggttaccaaccaccgctctcctttaaaagcagtggtctggctggtaaaTATACAGCTAcagcatatataattatacaatgTTGTTGATAGAAGGGTAAGTGTGGGCATAACTAGAAGTGATACTTGCTCACAGTCCTATGCGGTTTATAATACTCATAAATGTTTGTGAGACTTCGGCTGCAAGGAGCCAGTGGGCCCTCATCTATCACACATTTATGGCATTTCCAggggatatgccataaatgcctGATATAGGAAAACCTCTTTCAAGAAGTTTGATATATACGCTTATTAAGTCCATAACTGCATTTctaagtacctattcacacatctgcaatttTTGTGGATCCgtgtggcataaaaaaaaaaaaaaaaaaaaacacccgacATGTCCTAGATCAGACTCTAATTGCAGCACAGACACAACAACAGTTTACAGGAtttgtattttctttttgcaggcaCCACTATAAAATACAGATCCGCTaaatatactgacatgtgaatgtagcccatTCTATATGTGAAGCTGAGACATTGTATCCTGAACAACCTGTAACATTTCCATCACCAGAAGAAACAATAGAACAGACATGAGGGGTGATGACAACGTGCCAGGTTACCTCTAGAATACGGCTGCAATCAGACATTCCTGCGGTCACTGTAGTTGCTGGGGTTGTGCAGAAAGGTAAAACATCCAAGAAGCAGCAGGTTCCCATATCACAGACTTCCCTATGGGGAAACCCCATGTGTATTTACAGGCGGCAAAAATACTCATCAAATCCTGAACATGTGACTGGGAACCGGGCAGATTTTCCGTATTGGCAGGAGCGGTTTTGGGAACAATAAGGTATCTATGTGACAACACAATTGTTTGTCCTGTACTTCCTGGTGACAGAAGCCATCGCCACAATATTTATAGTCAGGATAAACGTTCTGGTCATCAGAGCAAAGATTACAATCATGGGAGAATACCCAATCTGCAAGAAGCATAATGTATATAGATGTAGCAGGGGGCTATGGGCTGCACCTGGAGATGACAAGAACCACAGCACAAGATGCAGGGCAATACAAAGGGAGAATCGTGCAGGAAAAAAACAACTaaactacattgtgtgaactcagCTCGGTAAAGGCAGATAAAGAACTATTGTAAGATCAGCgcacacaaacatacataaacacacacatacacaaatacatacataaacaagtacatacataacacacagacGTACAGACGTTCTATGGAAGCGCCTACCACCCCTCTCGTACACAGCACAGAGCTCCTGTCGGGAATAAACAAGACTGGCAGAAGACTAGGGTCAGCAGGAAGTGTCGGGTGTATACAGGTATGTGTATGTAGCGGGGATACATGCACtcacccagcagcagcagccagcccCGGGCCCCCGTCCTCCCCCGCCGCTCCTCCATTTCTCTCTCGCCCCTCTCCCTGCTCCGGTCCGGCAGGTGAAACCAGTGAGTGACAACCGGAAGTGAGGAGCCGCCGCACCTGCAGCCAATCCGCCCGGCGGAGCACAGAGTCACACAGGTGATTCACAGCACACAGCGTGTAGTCACCCACAGAGCACAGTCACACAGTCCTGCCCAGCACCGTCATCACTATACAAACAGCTGCTGCGGTTTTTCTAGACTGTCAGATAAGAGATCTCACAGCAGGGACACCTCTGTGTGTGGCCACAGTGTTTACGCGCGATGTTTTTGGTGCGGTTTTGTCGCAGCGATTTTAGTGGAAACATCGCAACAAAAACGccatatgtgaacacagctttgTTTATGGAATTACTTCTTTATCATATCGCGCTACATACCATGTGTTTTGGAGGGACATTCCCTATTCTTGAAGTGAGAAGTGATCTGGTTCCTAACTGCATTAGACCCTGAT is a genomic window of Dendropsophus ebraccatus isolate aDenEbr1 chromosome 12, aDenEbr1.pat, whole genome shotgun sequence containing:
- the LOC138768962 gene encoding myelin protein zero-like protein 3 isoform X3 gives rise to the protein MEERRGRTGARGWLLLLGFISVDCIDIRMDSEVYGVVGESAKLWCGFSSSDATSELVTVDWSYRPLAGGATVTIMHYQSKPYPTLGGPFKDRVKWEGNIGHGDASILLEDLKLTDNGTFTCVVRNPPDVHGKVPQTKLTVTLQSVTFKFNTVILLSSLVFIPSALVFIILLIRMKKAIKRDRTRSQKLKKSPIEESQEIMMMTTEET
- the LOC138768962 gene encoding myelin protein zero-like protein 3 isoform X2, encoding MEERRGRTGARGWLLLLGFISVDCIDIRMDSEVYGVVGESAKLWCGFSSSDATSELVTVDWSYRPLAGGATVTIMHYQSKPYPTLGGPFKDRVKWEGNIGHGDASILLEDLKLTDNGTFTCVVRNPPDVHGKVPQTKLTVTLQSVTFKFNTVILLSSLVFIPSALVFIILLIRMKKAIKRDRTRSQKLKKSPIEESQDASTEKKPGCLMRMCLHCLDDYDDDYGGDVKSQV
- the LOC138768962 gene encoding myelin protein zero-like protein 3 isoform X1 produces the protein MEERRGRTGARGWLLLLGFISVDCIDIRMDSEVYGVVGESAKLWCGFSSSDATSELVTVDWSYRPLAGGATVTIMHYQSKPYPTLGGPFKDRVKWEGNIGHGDASILLEDLKLTDNGTFTCVVRNPPDVHGKVPQTKLTVTLQSVTFKFNTVILLSSLVFIPSALVFIILLIRMKKAIKRDRTRSQKLKKSPIEESQDCVYDENDTTPLHRSASTEKKPGCLMRMCLHCLDDYDDDYGGDVKSQV